In a genomic window of Lycium ferocissimum isolate CSIRO_LF1 unplaced genomic scaffold, AGI_CSIRO_Lferr_CH_V1 ctg4084, whole genome shotgun sequence:
- the LOC132044255 gene encoding uncharacterized protein LOC132044255 has protein sequence MPPRKKKVSRILGRVSPAELGHDQDLRNAVQLLARLVATQTQRQAGLLDRAVSSRVRDILTLYPPIFMGTNPKEDPQNFVDRIGHALRVMHASDTESVELASYRLWDVTADVFLDELLGLPPEREIESAINVYPVTQPISIPSYRMSPAELQELKVQFQDLLDKGFVRPDTSRGGKDYDAEILLHPGKANVVVDALSRKSMGSLLYVPAKKLKMTRELYRLANLGVCLLDSEDTKITFQNISQSTLASDVKAPQNEDPILVSIKKGVQKNRISAFELDSNGILKYRGRLCVKIEHQKPSGLLQEMEIPVWKWEVINMDFITGLPCCHRKFDSIWVIVDRLTKSAYFLPVRTTHAAEDYAKLYLKEIVRLPGIPVAYELELPSELLAVHPVFHVSMLRTCIGDPSRIVSVDDIQVTENLTYEEEPIAILDRQVRRLRNKDVASVKVLWRSKDRAEMTWEAEA, from the exons atgcctccgaggaagaaGAAAGTCAGCAGAATACTGGGCCGAGTATCCCCAGCCGAGTTAGGGCATG ATCAGGACTTGCGAAATGCAGTTCAGTTGTTGGCCAGACTGGTGGCTACTCAAACCCAGCGGCAGGCTGGCCTTCTGGATAGGGCTGTCAGTTCTCGCGTACGTGACATTCTTACTTTGTACCCTCCGATTTTCATGGGGACAAACCCGAAGGAAGACCCTCAGAACTTTGTGGATCGAATAGGCCACGCGTTGAGGGTGATGCATGCTTCTGATACAGAatcagtagagttggcttcttatagactTTGGGATGTGACAGCA gATGTATTCCTCGATGAATTACTAGGTCTCCCTCCCGAAAGGGAAATTGAATCTGCTATTAACGTGTATCCAGTCACTCAACCCATTTCTATTCCCTCTTATCGTATGTCCCCTGCTGAATTGCAAGAATTAAAGGTGCAATTTCAGGACTTGCTAGATAAGGGCTTCGTTCGACCCGACACGTCTCGTGGGGGCAAG gattatgatgcaGAGATTTTGCTTCACCCTGGCAAAgctaatgttgttgttgatgctcTAAGTCGCAAGTCAATGGGTAGCCTATTGTATGTGCCagcaaaaaagttaaaaatgacTAGAGAGCTTTATCGCTTGGCAAATTTGGGAGTTTGCCTGCTGGATTCAGAAGACACTAAGATTACCTTCCAGAATATATCCCAATCGACTCTTGCCTCGGATGTAAAGGCTCCACAAAATGAAGATCCAATTTTAGTTAGCATCAAAAAGGGAGTGCAGAAAAATCGAATTTCAGCCTTTGAACTGGATTCAAATGGGATTCTCAAATATCGAGGCCGTCTGTGC gtaaagatcgaacatcaaaaaCCCAGTGGCTTATTACAAGAAATGGAGATTCCAGtgtggaagtgggaagtgattaatatggattttatcacGGGATTGCCCTGTTGTCATCGCaaatttgattctatttgggtgatcgttgatAGGTTAACTAAATCAGCCTATTTCTTGCCAGTAAGAACTACCCATGCTGCTGAAGATTATGCTaagttgtatcttaaggagattgtgcgtcTTCCTGGCATTCCG gtggcttatgaattggagCTACCATCAGAACTGCTAGcggttcatccagtttttcatgtgtctatgctgagGACCTGTATTGGAGATCCCTCCAGAATCGTATCTGTTGACGATATACAAGTTACAGAAAATCTGACATACGAGGAAGAACCAATTGCTATTCTCGACAGACAAGTCCGCAGACTCAGAAACAAAGACGTGGCTTCAGTGAAGGTTCTATGGAGGAGTAAAGATAGGgcagagatgacatgggaagccgaagcataa